One window of Nostoc sp. C052 genomic DNA carries:
- a CDS encoding di-heme oxidoredictase family protein translates to MTSQTAFAKVDLLQPAPTQPLGYYDYFGKLLSPQEASQLVVNKRLNPNDPISYQRVGAVKITKELIAKGEDIFFNRKIGDTFGLQGVFGFALGFAKISNELGVAIASLQGQPTTNLKITLQKDLTLGSRTFPKGTVIPTGLKIPKGQSGALGITASGDLTCALCHATLSNSKVIPGVPNGELAIPLFIALAPNTAAGFARLNFNPLDPQYKGNGKTIIDSKGHQVELPDPDKLEKAFDDAVLDVPFGHFESSPDGIRDTTQIPSVFTFKDHPYLADGQFAVGPFAGLTAITNAVHSSEINLFAAAQVSEKTLGIDPEVYIGTLLQNAAVPSLRLPEGVIVKPSEWLRGVIAPNPTQAELEDQIPAPGTGTYPKLRPSLFTYNGLVFSPNTQKPGDIASGTFLFADNAMSAFQNSLVPPANQTSENWQALTNNSVKRGAKVFEKANCATCHIPPFFTDNKIHPIDEIRTNPARAQSRLALNNLLVPPKLYTFNTPVPIPANAEVLDLPTQGISDTPTTLPKGILPKGGYKTTTLRGLYASAPYLHDGGAAVRAGSLRFDSNGCFTVVNKSGLGLSGTLSLGIPADPASSLRALLDRDLRALVIKANKANPSLVRSNLDGTGHYFYVDRQAGFNSNQQADLINFLLALDDNPGSF, encoded by the coding sequence ATGACAAGCCAAACAGCTTTTGCAAAAGTTGATCTTTTGCAACCTGCTCCTACTCAACCGCTAGGCTATTACGACTATTTTGGCAAACTGCTGAGTCCTCAAGAAGCATCACAACTAGTTGTAAATAAACGACTCAACCCTAATGACCCTATTTCTTATCAACGGGTAGGGGCAGTTAAAATTACTAAGGAATTAATTGCAAAAGGAGAAGATATATTCTTCAACCGGAAGATTGGAGACACATTTGGTTTGCAAGGGGTATTTGGTTTTGCACTGGGCTTCGCTAAGATATCGAATGAATTAGGTGTAGCGATCGCTAGTTTACAAGGTCAGCCAACGACAAACCTAAAAATTACTCTCCAGAAGGATTTAACTCTAGGTAGTCGAACTTTTCCCAAAGGGACTGTTATTCCTACAGGTTTAAAAATTCCAAAGGGACAGAGTGGTGCACTAGGAATTACAGCTAGCGGCGACCTTACTTGTGCGCTTTGTCATGCAACTCTTTCCAATAGTAAGGTCATTCCAGGAGTACCTAATGGGGAACTAGCTATCCCTTTGTTTATTGCCTTAGCACCAAATACAGCCGCAGGGTTTGCACGGTTAAACTTTAACCCCTTAGACCCACAATACAAAGGCAATGGTAAGACTATTATTGACAGTAAAGGTCATCAGGTAGAACTACCCGATCCTGATAAGTTAGAAAAAGCCTTTGACGATGCAGTGTTAGATGTACCTTTCGGTCATTTCGAGAGTTCACCGGATGGTATTAGAGACACTACTCAAATTCCCAGCGTTTTCACCTTTAAAGATCATCCTTATTTAGCTGATGGGCAGTTTGCTGTCGGACCATTTGCGGGATTGACTGCTATCACCAACGCTGTTCATTCTTCAGAGATCAATCTGTTCGCTGCTGCTCAAGTCAGTGAAAAAACCCTTGGTATTGATCCAGAAGTTTATATTGGTACATTACTACAAAATGCTGCCGTTCCCAGTCTACGTTTACCAGAAGGAGTAATAGTAAAACCCTCTGAATGGCTGCGAGGGGTAATTGCACCGAATCCTACACAAGCAGAATTAGAAGACCAAATTCCTGCCCCTGGGACAGGAACTTATCCAAAACTGCGTCCTAGTTTGTTTACTTATAACGGTTTGGTTTTCAGCCCAAATACTCAAAAGCCCGGAGATATTGCTAGCGGCACTTTCTTATTTGCCGACAATGCTATGTCTGCTTTTCAAAATAGCTTAGTACCACCTGCCAATCAGACTTCAGAAAACTGGCAAGCACTGACAAATAATTCTGTTAAGCGTGGTGCAAAAGTATTTGAGAAAGCCAATTGTGCAACTTGCCATATTCCACCATTTTTCACCGACAACAAAATTCATCCAATTGATGAAATTCGTACTAACCCAGCCCGTGCCCAGTCCCGTTTAGCGCTGAATAATCTGTTAGTACCACCCAAACTATACACTTTTAATACTCCCGTTCCCATACCTGCTAATGCTGAAGTGTTGGATTTACCGACGCAGGGGATCTCTGATACTCCCACAACTCTACCCAAAGGAATATTACCCAAAGGTGGTTATAAAACTACTACGTTACGTGGTCTTTATGCAAGCGCACCGTATTTGCACGATGGTGGTGCAGCAGTACGGGCAGGAAGTCTAAGATTTGACTCAAATGGTTGTTTTACAGTTGTGAACAAGAGTGGTTTAGGGCTATCTGGCACTCTAAGTCTTGGTATACCTGCCGATCCTGCTAGCAGCTTGCGTGCCTTGCTCGATCGCGATCTTCGTGCCTTAGTTATAAAAGCCAACAAAGCTAACCCTAGTTTAGTGCGTAGTAATCTTGATGGCACAGGTCATTACTTCTATGTAGATAGACAAGCTGGGTTTAATTCTAACCAGCAAGCAGACCTGATTAATTTCTTGCTGGCACTTGATGACAATCCTGGAAGTTTTTAA
- a CDS encoding DNA polymerase beta superfamily protein, whose amino-acid sequence MNIPPSINTIIGQQPYPFLFTIISGSHLYGFPSPDSDYDLRGVHILPVQEVVGLKTINETIEVSEVRESLEIDLVTHDAKKFFLMLIKKNGYVLEQLYSPLILRTSSEHEELKVIAKNCITRHHSYHYLGFATTQWKLFQKEDTHQIKPLLYVYRVLLTGIYLMQTGVIEANLINLNEVFKLSYIPDLIAQKLASTERSILSDISVAFHQREYERLRNQLQEASQSSQLPEAPSATTALHNLLVHLRLRSKS is encoded by the coding sequence ATGAATATTCCACCTTCTATCAACACAATTATTGGGCAACAGCCTTACCCGTTTTTATTCACCATCATCAGTGGTTCCCACTTATATGGCTTTCCCTCACCTGACTCTGATTATGATTTGCGTGGTGTGCATATTTTACCAGTTCAAGAAGTAGTGGGATTAAAGACTATAAATGAAACTATTGAAGTTTCAGAAGTTCGCGAGTCTTTAGAAATTGATTTAGTAACTCATGATGCCAAAAAATTCTTTTTGATGCTAATTAAAAAAAATGGTTATGTATTAGAACAATTATATTCTCCTTTAATCTTAAGAACTTCATCAGAACATGAGGAATTAAAAGTTATTGCTAAAAATTGTATTACCCGTCATCATAGCTACCATTATCTTGGTTTTGCTACAACGCAATGGAAACTTTTTCAGAAAGAAGATACGCATCAAATTAAGCCATTACTTTATGTTTATCGAGTATTGTTAACTGGAATTTATTTGATGCAGACAGGAGTAATCGAGGCTAATTTAATTAATCTAAATGAGGTTTTTAAATTATCATATATTCCTGATTTAATTGCCCAAAAATTAGCAAGTACAGAAAGGTCTATTTTGTCAGATATTAGTGTAGCTTTTCATCAAAGAGAATATGAGCGTCTGCGTAATCAGTTACAGGAGGCATCTCAATCTAGCCAATTACCTGAAGCACCTTCAGCTACTACAGCTTTGCATAATTTACTGGTACACCTGAGATTGAGGAGTAAATCATGA
- a CDS encoding CHAT domain-containing protein, producing MLRRISQSLKRFLKRLIASKQTTSLKGVRGRNLVGIRPELTNADLEQLFIQLLEGVHQARGRQWALRYLQRLENRVPAERWIDWLVMFGESLLASPTPNPLLAIQMVQLGELGVGRIGDVAYDIGIRLMQNLPTEIEYQDNQPQDDGEITPGQELIGDLGEQLWEYDEPEFVEITPGQELIRDLGEQLWEYDEPEFVEIATNEEIIPSSPGQELIRSLGEQLWEYDVPDVEPITSAPQNVSFEERLPENLEELVLEYEGENAQTAIPENVPLPPLEDSITSLAQLRFGDEEVVKITTPANLLSTRQRTELATSPSVETWDNTLTNLEPNVANTLDELWVRLDQSTNLVQQLASDLAVQSSNSSGSIERHSDNPITHAQGWFYQGLQQAKTGDLLGAIASYDQAIAMQPEFSEYWFNRGLTLFHLERFEEAIASYETAIELKPDFYKAWYNRGGTLGELGYFEEAIASFDKAIEIKPDYQEAWSSKGLALLKLGWLPEAIASYDQALNLEPEDQENWYHRGIALAVSEQFAEAIISYDRAIEINPEYHEVWIDRGVVLFNLGRWSEAIASWDKALSVQADFYLAWYNRGIALDNLGRREEAIASYRQAIAIKPDFHLAWYNQAVALFYLEQFAEAIACYDNALQIKQDYWEAWIGRGTAIGNLVNSDELRNLSSSITATNPALLQGGYEGKLASYEEGLKHLRTDTHPEGWGRLHFAIANTYYDQGKKHPNPRDYWRKAASEYHQALLTLTLEYFPQLHLEVLQSLSKVLMGLGQTTQIPELLQRGTDLLRQLLSEETRSDESKKQLALKFAGFDQLAVDLAVESGDLVEAWEIAEQGKNTCLNWLLYGWNDHIYSPYYDAIQQLFNPTTAIIYWHISPVALQTFILKDQAPSPILLFTPMQDVGGISLGEDAIRLNELPLPEAVQRLIEFETWLEDWHQQYQEYRSTAQDKESKIHHAWRVEMEEKLLQLYEILNISTIAQELEGITQLVLIPHRDLYRLPIHTLFHLSSENGEELPNVESNFTVTYLPSAQIGLSIRTEDIWQWQNKLLLSVEHPESTGYPPLKFAKLESEIVSQMFNNIQRIQGAEATKNLVVNALSENYNILHFTGHVTNNLVEPKKSELALVGEDRLTLDEIYQQNLASYNLITLSACENLIANNYTSSEYVSLASGFVSQGVPHVVSTLWSVESSASALVMIEFYRRLQPNKSAVTALAEATQWLKELTAGELTKWYEDILNNLHPEEVRIQTYLATQLYRNSKMASDKILYNHPYYWAAFTIMGKPN from the coding sequence ATGCTCAGGCGGATATCGCAGTCGCTTAAAAGGTTTTTAAAGCGCCTCATTGCAAGTAAACAGACTACTTCTCTCAAGGGTGTGAGAGGACGCAATCTGGTGGGAATACGACCAGAACTAACCAATGCGGATCTGGAACAATTGTTTATCCAATTGTTAGAAGGCGTGCATCAAGCACGAGGACGACAGTGGGCATTGAGGTATCTGCAACGGCTTGAAAATCGCGTTCCGGCTGAACGCTGGATAGACTGGTTGGTGATGTTTGGTGAAAGCTTACTAGCTTCACCTACACCAAATCCTCTTTTAGCAATACAGATGGTGCAATTAGGGGAACTTGGTGTTGGCAGAATTGGAGATGTTGCTTATGACATTGGCATTCGGCTAATGCAAAATTTACCCACAGAAATAGAGTATCAGGACAATCAGCCACAAGATGATGGAGAAATAACTCCTGGGCAAGAACTGATCGGCGATTTGGGCGAGCAGTTATGGGAGTATGATGAGCCAGAGTTTGTAGAAATAACTCCTGGGCAAGAACTGATCCGCGATTTAGGGGAGCAGTTATGGGAGTATGATGAGCCAGAATTTGTAGAGATCGCGACAAATGAAGAAATTATCCCAAGTTCTCCCGGACAAGAGCTAATCCGTAGCTTAGGCGAGCAATTATGGGAATATGATGTGCCAGATGTTGAACCAATCACGTCAGCACCTCAAAATGTCTCTTTTGAGGAAAGATTACCGGAAAATTTAGAGGAACTGGTATTGGAGTATGAAGGGGAAAACGCCCAAACCGCAATACCTGAAAATGTTCCTCTCCCCCCACTGGAAGATTCAATCACTTCCTTAGCCCAATTGAGGTTCGGCGATGAAGAAGTTGTTAAAATTACAACGCCAGCAAATCTCCTTTCCACTAGGCAAAGGACTGAATTGGCAACGTCTCCCTCGGTGGAAACCTGGGATAACACTTTGACGAATTTAGAGCCAAATGTAGCTAATACCTTAGATGAGTTGTGGGTAAGGTTGGATCAAAGTACCAATTTAGTCCAGCAACTTGCTTCGGATTTGGCAGTTCAAAGCAGTAATTCCTCTGGTAGTATTGAGCGACATAGCGATAATCCGATTACCCACGCTCAAGGGTGGTTTTACCAAGGTCTTCAACAAGCGAAAACAGGTGATTTGTTAGGCGCGATCGCATCCTATGACCAAGCCATTGCAATGCAGCCCGAATTTTCAGAATATTGGTTTAATCGAGGCTTGACGCTGTTCCATTTAGAACGTTTTGAAGAAGCGATCGCTTCTTATGAAACCGCCATAGAATTGAAACCAGACTTCTACAAAGCTTGGTACAACCGGGGTGGAACTCTCGGAGAATTAGGATATTTTGAAGAAGCGATCGCTTCTTTTGACAAAGCTATAGAAATCAAGCCAGACTACCAAGAAGCTTGGTCTAGCAAAGGTTTGGCACTGCTGAAATTAGGTTGGCTACCAGAAGCTATTGCTAGTTATGACCAAGCCCTGAATCTGGAACCAGAAGACCAGGAAAACTGGTATCACCGAGGCATTGCCCTAGCTGTCAGCGAACAATTTGCCGAGGCGATTATATCTTACGACAGGGCTATAGAAATTAACCCAGAGTACCACGAAGTTTGGATAGACAGGGGTGTAGTGCTGTTTAATTTGGGAAGATGGTCAGAAGCGATCGCTTCCTGGGATAAAGCCCTGTCAGTTCAAGCCGATTTCTACTTAGCTTGGTACAACCGGGGTATAGCATTAGACAACTTAGGACGTAGAGAAGAAGCGATCGCCTCCTATCGGCAAGCGATCGCCATTAAACCCGACTTCCACCTAGCTTGGTATAATCAGGCAGTAGCACTGTTTTATTTAGAACAATTTGCCGAAGCGATCGCTTGTTATGATAACGCTTTGCAAATTAAACAAGATTATTGGGAAGCTTGGATAGGTCGGGGAACTGCGATCGGTAATTTAGTGAACTCTGACGAATTGCGGAATTTGTCGAGTAGTATCACAGCGACCAATCCCGCCTTACTACAGGGCGGCTACGAAGGAAAATTAGCCAGTTACGAGGAAGGTTTAAAGCATCTGCGGACAGATACCCATCCAGAAGGTTGGGGTAGATTGCATTTTGCGATCGCTAATACTTATTATGACCAAGGCAAAAAACATCCCAATCCCCGCGATTATTGGCGCAAAGCCGCTTCAGAGTACCATCAAGCGCTATTAACCCTCACACTAGAGTATTTTCCCCAGCTGCATCTAGAGGTTTTGCAATCTCTAAGCAAAGTGCTGATGGGCTTGGGACAAACCACACAAATTCCAGAATTACTGCAACGCGGTACAGATTTATTGCGACAATTACTGAGTGAAGAAACTCGCTCAGACGAAAGTAAAAAACAACTAGCTTTGAAATTTGCAGGCTTCGATCAATTGGCAGTAGATTTAGCCGTCGAGTCTGGTGATCTAGTAGAAGCTTGGGAAATTGCCGAACAAGGCAAAAATACTTGTTTAAATTGGCTACTTTATGGCTGGAACGATCATATTTATTCGCCTTATTATGACGCAATTCAACAACTATTTAATCCCACAACAGCAATTATTTACTGGCATATTAGTCCAGTTGCTCTACAGACTTTTATCCTCAAAGATCAAGCACCATCACCAATTCTGCTCTTTACACCAATGCAAGACGTTGGAGGAATATCTTTAGGGGAAGATGCTATTCGTCTAAATGAATTGCCTCTACCCGAAGCAGTACAACGCCTAATTGAATTTGAAACTTGGCTAGAAGATTGGCATCAACAATACCAAGAATATCGCAGCACAGCCCAAGACAAAGAAAGTAAAATTCACCATGCTTGGCGAGTCGAGATGGAAGAAAAGCTGTTGCAACTGTATGAAATCCTGAATATTTCCACAATTGCACAGGAACTCGAAGGCATCACCCAACTGGTTTTAATTCCTCACCGTGACTTATACAGATTGCCCATTCATACACTTTTCCATCTCTCTTCTGAAAATGGCGAAGAATTACCGAATGTGGAATCAAATTTCACCGTCACCTATTTACCCAGTGCCCAAATAGGTTTATCAATCAGAACTGAAGATATTTGGCAGTGGCAAAATAAGTTATTGCTCAGTGTTGAACATCCTGAAAGTACAGGTTATCCGCCGCTTAAATTTGCCAAACTGGAATCTGAAATTGTTAGTCAGATGTTCAATAATATCCAACGAATTCAGGGAGCGGAAGCTACAAAAAACCTTGTTGTAAATGCTTTATCTGAGAATTACAATATCTTACATTTTACGGGTCATGTCACTAATAATTTAGTTGAACCTAAAAAGTCAGAATTAGCATTAGTAGGTGAAGATAGACTTACACTAGATGAAATCTACCAACAAAATCTCGCAAGTTACAACCTTATTACCCTCTCTGCCTGTGAAAATTTAATTGCTAACAACTACACCAGTAGCGAATACGTGAGTTTAGCGAGTGGTTTTGTCAGTCAGGGCGTACCTCATGTAGTGAGTACTCTCTGGAGTGTAGAATCTTCGGCTAGTGCTTTGGTAATGATCGAGTTTTACCGACGATTACAGCCAAATAAATCAGCCGTTACTGCCTTAGCTGAAGCAACACAATGGCTAAAAGAACTAACTGCTGGAGAACTGACAAAATGGTATGAAGATATTTTGAATAATCTGCATCCAGAGGAAGTAAGAATTCAAACTTATTTAGCGACACAACTATATAGAAATAGTAAAATGGCATCAGATAAAATTCTTTATAACCATCCTTATTATTGGGCAGCTTTTACGATTATGGGTAAGCCGAATTAA
- a CDS encoding M14 family metallopeptidase: MPDVRFDKYYRYEDLTRILHSYAEEFPQLVRIESIGKSYEGRDIWLLTVSNFATGAHQEKPALWVDGNIHATELAPSSVCLYLLQTLVTAYGTHSEITRCLDTRTFYICPRVNPDGAELALADKPKFIRSSTRPYPHDEEGNEGLVMEDIDGDGRILLMRIPDENGAWKVCPTEPRLLVRREPTETGGQYYRVLPEGKVENYDGVQIKIQPSKEGLDLNRNFPFLWRQESEQFGSGPYPTSETEVRSLVQFITTHPNITGAIAFHTFSGVFIRPYTHLSDDEFPVNDLRTYQRIGAKGTELTQYPAISAFHDFRYDPKNVITGIFDDWAYEHQGLFAWTVEVWSPQRQAGINDYKYIDWQREHPLEDDLKMLRWNDEKLAGKGYVDWYPFEHPQLGQIELGGWDTMYAWTNPPPEFLEKEIALFPEWLVWHLLISPRLEIYEASVHKLGDDTYRVRLVVHNTGWLPTNVTQKALEKKLVRGCICEIELPPGGTLVTGKPREELGQLEGRAYKPSTPIRRHSDPTKDRAKVEWVVRVPQGSTVKLLARHERAGVVRTELTFP; the protein is encoded by the coding sequence ATGCCAGATGTTCGGTTTGATAAATACTATCGTTATGAAGACTTAACACGCATTCTGCACAGTTATGCTGAAGAATTTCCCCAACTAGTACGGATAGAAAGCATTGGCAAGAGTTACGAAGGACGTGACATCTGGCTATTAACAGTTAGTAACTTTGCCACTGGCGCACATCAAGAAAAACCTGCCCTCTGGGTTGATGGCAACATCCACGCCACTGAACTAGCGCCGTCAAGTGTTTGTTTGTACCTCTTGCAAACATTAGTTACAGCCTACGGTACTCACTCAGAAATTACCCGTTGTTTGGATACCCGCACCTTTTACATTTGCCCCCGTGTTAATCCTGATGGTGCAGAGTTGGCATTGGCTGACAAACCGAAATTTATTCGCTCTAGTACTCGTCCCTATCCCCATGATGAGGAAGGTAATGAAGGGTTAGTGATGGAAGATATCGATGGTGATGGCCGGATTTTACTGATGCGAATCCCCGATGAAAATGGGGCTTGGAAAGTCTGTCCAACTGAACCTCGTCTGCTGGTGCGACGCGAACCCACAGAAACAGGTGGTCAGTATTATCGCGTACTACCAGAAGGAAAGGTAGAAAATTACGATGGAGTTCAGATTAAAATTCAGCCTTCTAAAGAAGGGCTAGATTTAAACCGGAATTTTCCATTTTTGTGGCGGCAAGAATCTGAGCAATTTGGGTCTGGTCCCTATCCGACATCTGAAACAGAAGTGCGATCGCTAGTTCAATTTATCACTACACATCCTAATATTACAGGAGCGATCGCCTTTCATACTTTTAGCGGTGTTTTCATCCGTCCCTACACCCACCTCAGCGATGACGAATTTCCTGTTAATGACCTCCGCACCTATCAACGCATTGGCGCTAAAGGTACTGAACTCACCCAATATCCAGCAATCTCCGCCTTTCATGATTTCCGCTATGATCCCAAAAACGTAATTACAGGCATATTTGACGATTGGGCTTATGAACATCAAGGTCTATTTGCTTGGACAGTAGAAGTCTGGAGTCCGCAGCGCCAAGCTGGAATTAATGATTATAAATACATCGATTGGCAGCGAGAACACCCTCTAGAAGATGACTTGAAGATGCTGCGCTGGAACGATGAGAAACTTGCAGGCAAGGGCTATGTAGATTGGTATCCCTTCGAGCATCCCCAACTCGGCCAAATTGAACTAGGCGGCTGGGATACCATGTACGCTTGGACAAATCCCCCACCTGAATTTCTGGAGAAAGAAATAGCCCTTTTCCCAGAATGGCTAGTTTGGCATTTGTTAATATCTCCTCGTTTAGAGATTTACGAAGCCAGTGTCCACAAATTGGGTGATGATACTTATCGAGTGCGATTGGTTGTGCATAACACAGGCTGGTTGCCCACCAATGTTACCCAAAAAGCCTTAGAAAAAAAGCTGGTACGGGGCTGTATCTGTGAAATTGAACTACCTCCTGGGGGAACTTTAGTAACGGGTAAACCCCGTGAAGAGTTAGGTCAATTAGAGGGACGAGCTTACAAGCCTTCAACACCCATTAGACGGCACAGCGATCCTACCAAAGATCGGGCCAAGGTGGAATGGGTGGTGCGTGTGCCTCAAGGTAGCACAGTTAAACTGCTAGCTCGTCATGAACGTGCTGGAGTTGTTCGCACTGAATTAACATTCCCATGA
- a CDS encoding GNAT family N-acetyltransferase produces the protein MSKPIITVRLITRDELPQLLALYHHLNPIDAPLPAKDVLQSIWDAILHDPRLYYIVADVDNQLVATCNLTIVPNLTRGARSYGIIENVVTHPDYRRQGLGTQVLHYALTLAWQQQCYKVMLLSGSKREETLHFYEKAGFKRGVKTGFVALAPEEL, from the coding sequence TTGTCTAAACCTATAATTACCGTTCGCCTGATTACGCGTGACGAACTTCCTCAACTTCTGGCGTTGTATCACCACCTAAACCCCATCGATGCCCCTCTACCTGCTAAAGATGTTTTACAATCCATCTGGGATGCGATTTTACACGATCCCCGTTTGTATTACATTGTCGCTGATGTTGATAATCAGTTAGTCGCAACGTGTAACTTAACTATTGTTCCCAACTTGACCCGTGGCGCACGTTCATACGGCATTATTGAAAATGTAGTCACTCACCCCGATTATCGACGACAGGGATTAGGTACGCAAGTACTACATTATGCCTTAACTTTGGCATGGCAGCAGCAGTGTTATAAAGTAATGCTTCTGAGTGGCTCAAAACGCGAAGAGACTTTGCATTTCTATGAAAAAGCAGGGTTCAAGCGTGGGGTAAAAACCGGATTTGTTGCCCTTGCTCCAGAGGAGTTGTGA
- a CDS encoding fasciclin domain-containing protein, with product MSSLFRWSSTKVAFLVLGMTAATIAPIVISAPASSQTTVPSTTPSATPAPTSTVNLSDVSSDYWARPFIQTLADNNIIAGFPDGSYRPNQPVTRAEFAALIQKAFSNQNRVRQLSPGGFSDVPANYWAASAIQNAYETGFLAGYPGNVFKPNQEIPRVQGIVSLSSGLGLSGGDANTLSSFYNDASAIPNYAVNSVAAATLGNLVVNYPDVKQLNPQQSLTRAEAAALLYQALVKQGRLQPIASNLPASQYVVAGTPTSTDIVALAASSSSFTTLTSLLKTSGLADVLQQAGPYTVFAPTDQAFAALPAATLQQLQQPENKEALIKILRYHVVPGAVTASQLSSGKLETVEEKPVNIQIDRANNQVSVNNARVLQADVKASNGIIHAINQVLIPPDVNISQLNQPPTGNNGTPDVTVGRATRGGRSYVGVAGNIGLTGDSTALGEGNFAVISKVGLTRNISVRPSVIFGNNTLFLVPVTLDWSPSAAGSVGEETFSISPYVGAGVAIAANNNTDFGLLLTGGVDVPLGSKFTLTGSANAAFVDNTDVGILLGVGYNF from the coding sequence ATGTCTAGTTTGTTTCGTTGGTCATCAACAAAAGTTGCTTTTCTAGTTCTGGGAATGACAGCTGCGACAATAGCTCCCATCGTAATTTCTGCCCCAGCTTCGTCTCAAACTACTGTTCCATCCACTACTCCATCTGCGACACCAGCACCAACTTCAACAGTTAACTTGTCTGATGTCTCCTCAGATTATTGGGCGCGTCCTTTCATTCAAACCCTGGCTGACAATAACATAATTGCTGGCTTTCCTGATGGCAGCTATCGGCCAAATCAACCTGTGACTCGTGCTGAATTTGCCGCCTTGATTCAAAAAGCTTTCAGTAACCAAAATCGAGTTCGGCAATTAAGTCCAGGTGGGTTTAGTGATGTTCCTGCTAACTACTGGGCTGCTTCTGCAATTCAAAACGCCTACGAAACTGGATTTTTGGCAGGCTATCCTGGTAACGTGTTTAAACCAAATCAAGAAATTCCTAGAGTGCAGGGGATTGTTTCTTTAAGTAGTGGCTTGGGTTTGTCTGGTGGCGATGCGAATACTCTCAGTAGTTTCTATAACGACGCCTCAGCTATCCCCAACTATGCTGTTAATAGTGTGGCAGCAGCGACACTAGGTAATCTTGTTGTGAATTACCCGGATGTGAAACAACTTAATCCGCAACAGTCTTTAACTCGTGCTGAAGCTGCGGCACTATTATATCAAGCTTTAGTTAAGCAGGGAAGGCTACAACCTATTGCTAGCAATCTTCCAGCTAGTCAGTATGTTGTCGCTGGAACTCCAACTAGTACTGATATTGTTGCTCTTGCTGCATCTAGTAGTTCTTTTACAACTCTGACTTCTTTATTAAAGACATCGGGTTTAGCGGATGTTCTTCAACAGGCTGGCCCTTATACAGTTTTCGCTCCCACCGATCAAGCATTTGCTGCTTTGCCTGCTGCTACTTTACAACAGTTACAGCAACCAGAGAATAAAGAAGCATTGATTAAGATTTTGAGATATCATGTGGTTCCCGGTGCGGTAACTGCTAGTCAACTCTCGTCTGGGAAACTGGAAACCGTTGAAGAAAAACCTGTAAATATTCAAATCGATCGCGCCAACAATCAAGTCTCGGTCAATAATGCCAGAGTTCTCCAGGCAGATGTTAAAGCTAGCAATGGTATTATCCATGCAATTAACCAAGTCTTGATCCCGCCTGATGTTAACATCAGTCAGTTAAATCAACCGCCAACAGGAAATAATGGTACGCCTGACGTGACAGTAGGTAGAGCTACTCGTGGTGGCAGAAGCTATGTCGGAGTTGCTGGCAATATTGGTTTGACCGGAGACAGTACAGCTTTAGGCGAGGGTAACTTTGCAGTGATTAGCAAAGTTGGTCTGACACGTAATATATCAGTGCGACCATCGGTAATATTTGGGAACAATACACTGTTTCTAGTTCCCGTGACTTTGGATTGGTCTCCTAGCGCAGCAGGTTCAGTGGGTGAGGAAACGTTCTCTATATCTCCTTATGTGGGTGCTGGTGTAGCTATTGCCGCTAATAACAATACTGATTTTGGATTACTGCTAACTGGTGGTGTAGATGTTCCTCTCGGTTCTAAATTTACGCTAACGGGTAGTGCAAATGCTGCTTTTGTCGATAATACTGATGTAGGAATACTATTAGGAGTTGGCTACAACTTCTAA